AATACCCTCTGCGACATTGCTCTATTCCTCTTTCACCATAAAAACCCTGTCTTTGTGCCCTTTCACTCACTTCCGAATGTCGGGTTGCGGAATCGCTGATCGGGGGCTGAATGAATTGCAATTAGTCAGTGAATCTGATATAGTGACACTGCGGTTTTTCCTGCCGATGGTAAAAACTGTCTCAACCAACTGTGGCGTTACTGGAAATAGATTCTCTTAATCTACGGAGGCGGGCTATGGCTTCAAAGGTTTACTTCATGGACGATCGCGCCAAGGCGATCCAGGACAGCCTCGTCGCTAAAATGCTGACTGTCTTCGAGGCCGCCGGATTGCAGAACATCGTCTCGCCCGGCGATATCGTCGCTATCAAGCTCCACATGGGCGAATACAATAATACCGCCTATCTTCGGCCGGTGTACGCGCGAGCTCTGGTGGACAAGGTGAAAGAGCTTGGGGGCGAGCCGATGGTTGTCGATACGACCACGTTGCCCTATACCCCCTTTGCCAGCCGAATCACCGCCCTCGATCACCTCAATACCATTCACCGCAACGGCTATACAAGCGCTTGCCTCGGGTGCCCAATCATCATCGGTGACGGGTTTCTCGGCTCCGACGACGTCAGAATCGACCTGCCCGAGGGCTTTATCCTGAAGGAACAATACGTCGCAAGCGCCATCGCCATGGCCGACTCCATGATCGTGCTCAGCCATTTCAAAGGACACCCGATGGGCGTGTATGGCGGCGCCATCAAGAACATCGGAGTCGGCTGCGCCTCCAAACGCGGAAAATACAATCTCCACATGGGCGGCCACCCCAAGTATGGGTTTAATGCCCGCCCGTTCTACCCGCAATTGTGCAAGGGCGCCGAGTGCCCGACCATGACGCTGTGCAATACCGTCTGTCCCGAAGACGCCCTTCACGTCAACGCCGAAGGAATCGTTTGGGAAGAGAAGAAATGCACCGGATGCCAGGCCTGCTTCGGCATTCTGGTCATCTGCGGCGTCGGCTTCATCCAGGACGATTACTTTGATTCCCAGGCCGCCGCCATGGCCGACAGCGCGCTCGCCGTTATGAAGACCTTCAAACCGGGCAAAGTGGGCTGCCTCAGTCTGGCAATCGACATGTCGCCCTGGTGCGACTGCGTCAGCTTCAGCGATCGCTCGTTCCTGCCGAACATGGGCGTGTTCGCGTCGATGGATCCCGTTGCGCTCGATGTGGCCTGCCTTGATAAGGCCACAGCCTCCTACGGAGTCCCCGGCTCGGCCGCCGAGGACAAGGGCGTGATGGAACCCGGCATGCGCAAAATGTCCCCCTGCGGTTCGGTCGTCGGCGTCGACGAAATGATTCAGCCGAATACGGCCGAAAAAATCGGACTCGGCACCAAGGAATACGAGTTGATCACCGTGCCGCAACCCGAAAATGTGCTCCCGTTCCTGCCCTCGATGAAGCCCGTGGGAATGAAGCTTCGCCCCCTGTACGGCCTGCAGCATGTGCTACCCGAAGGCGGTTTCAAACGAATGGAAGAAGTGAATCTAGAGGAGGTAAGAGGAAATGGCGTTGGGATACATGGGAAAACTCATTCGCACAAAGCTGACTGAGGGAAAGGTCGTAAGCGAACCCCTCAATATGGATGATGCCCGCGCCTTCATCGGAGGCGCCGGCCTCGGCACCAAAATCGTGTACGACGAGGTGCCTGCCTCCGCAGACCCGCTCGGCCCCGAAAATAAAATCCTGTTCATGACCGGTCCGGTTACAGCCACCAAATTCCCCACCAGCGGCCGCTACGAAGTCTGCACCAAGTCGCCCGCCACCGGCATGTGGGTCGACGCCAGTTCCGCAGGCTATTGGGCCGCCGAATTCAAGAAAACCGGCTTCGACGGCATCATCGCCGAAGGCGCCTCTTCAAAACCGGTGTACCTCTGGATATCCGACGGCAAAGCCGAACTGCGTGATGCCTCCCATCTCTGGGGCAAAGACAGCGTCCAGACTCAGGAAATCATCCAGAAAGAACTCGGCGATTCCAAAATCTGCGTCCTCTGCATAGGAGAGGCGGGCGAAAAAAAGGTGCTGATGTCCGCCGTCATGAACGACGAGGGCCGGGCCGCCGGGCGCGCTGGAGTGGGCGCCGTCATGGGCTCGAAAAACCTGAAAGCGATTGCTGTCCGCGGCAAACAGAACCCCAAACTCGCAAATCCTGAATTCGTTGGCGAGATGGCAAAAAAATTCTCGCACGAGCTCTCCACCAATCCGCTGCTCGAGCCGATGCGCGCTTACGGCACCGCCGGCAGCATGGATACCGCCTGGATCACCGGCGACATCCCCGTCCAGAACTGGCGCAAAGGCCTGTGGAAGGAAGGCTGCATAAGCATCGGCGGAAAAAAGATGGCCGATACCATCCTGAAACCGCACAAGGCATGCTATAACTGTCCCATCAGGTGCTCGCGCTGGATCAAAATCGATGAGGGAAAATTCAAAATGGAAGGGCCGGGCCCCGAGTACGAAACCCTCGGCAGCTTCGGCTCAATGTTGCTGAACGACGATCTCGAGTCCATTTGCCACATAAATGAGCTGTGCAACAGGTACGGGATCGATACAATCTCTGCCGGCTGCGCGGTCGCATTTGCGATGGAAGCATAT
This region of Candidatus Abyssobacteria bacterium SURF_5 genomic DNA includes:
- a CDS encoding DUF362 domain-containing protein; this translates as MASKVYFMDDRAKAIQDSLVAKMLTVFEAAGLQNIVSPGDIVAIKLHMGEYNNTAYLRPVYARALVDKVKELGGEPMVVDTTTLPYTPFASRITALDHLNTIHRNGYTSACLGCPIIIGDGFLGSDDVRIDLPEGFILKEQYVASAIAMADSMIVLSHFKGHPMGVYGGAIKNIGVGCASKRGKYNLHMGGHPKYGFNARPFYPQLCKGAECPTMTLCNTVCPEDALHVNAEGIVWEEKKCTGCQACFGILVICGVGFIQDDYFDSQAAAMADSALAVMKTFKPGKVGCLSLAIDMSPWCDCVSFSDRSFLPNMGVFASMDPVALDVACLDKATASYGVPGSAAEDKGVMEPGMRKMSPCGSVVGVDEMIQPNTAEKIGLGTKEYELITVPQPENVLPFLPSMKPVGMKLRPLYGLQHVLPEGGFKRMEEVNLEEVRGNGVGIHGKTHSHKAD
- a CDS encoding aldehyde ferredoxin oxidoreductase; translated protein: MALGYMGKLIRTKLTEGKVVSEPLNMDDARAFIGGAGLGTKIVYDEVPASADPLGPENKILFMTGPVTATKFPTSGRYEVCTKSPATGMWVDASSAGYWAAEFKKTGFDGIIAEGASSKPVYLWISDGKAELRDASHLWGKDSVQTQEIIQKELGDSKICVLCIGEAGEKKVLMSAVMNDEGRAAGRAGVGAVMGSKNLKAIAVRGKQNPKLANPEFVGEMAKKFSHELSTNPLLEPMRAYGTAGSMDTAWITGDIPVQNWRKGLWKEGCISIGGKKMADTILKPHKACYNCPIRCSRWIKIDEGKFKMEGPGPEYETLGSFGSMLLNDDLESICHINELCNRYGIDTISAGCAVAFAMEAYENGVITKQDTGGVELKWGNVDAIIEMTHQIGQAKGLGALLGQGVKRAAKQLGKGSEKYAIHVKGLEVPMHDPRAFHGMAVNYATSPRGACHLHGAAFIYDMGLIAPGFGVNYKQGRFDKKGKGLNTKAAQDQASFINSLVVCQFCGLGLSPFHAVHLLGAITGFAYQSKEIPLIAERITNLQRVFSLKCGVTAKDDVLPERLLTPLKEGGHAGKAADLESQLVEYYDVRGWNKEGVPTKAKLEQLGLEYAIKDLY